A part of Solibacillus sp. FSL H8-0538 genomic DNA contains:
- a CDS encoding Na+/H+ antiporter subunit G: MSVNQTIEWFAVVLILFGSIISVISAFGMIRLPDVYTRSHAATKSATLSVLCCLLGAFIYFWFHDGFVSIRLILGIIFVFITAPVAGHLVCRAAYRSRVPLAEGSGADALKPVLFGDEVRNLKEKEVLDASAEMPVDESTKK, encoded by the coding sequence TTGAGCGTAAATCAAACGATTGAATGGTTTGCCGTAGTATTAATTTTATTTGGCTCCATTATTAGTGTCATTAGTGCGTTCGGCATGATTCGCCTGCCGGACGTTTATACGCGTTCGCATGCTGCCACTAAAAGTGCAACATTATCGGTATTATGCTGCTTGCTTGGTGCTTTTATTTACTTTTGGTTTCATGATGGCTTTGTGAGTATCCGATTAATTTTAGGAATTATTTTTGTGTTTATTACAGCTCCCGTTGCAGGCCATTTAGTGTGTCGGGCTGCCTATCGCTCACGCGTACCACTAGCGGAAGGTTCAGGAGCGGACGCTTTAAAACCTGTGTTATTTGGCGATGAGGTTCGGAATTTGAAAGAAAAAGAAGTTTTAGATGCTTCTGCTGAAATGCCTGTGGATGAATCCACAAAAAAATAA
- a CDS encoding Na+/H+ antiporter subunit E — protein sequence MFGQFILNLFIAALWFLLKDDPEAQFSTFVTGFLVGIAILYAMHRFFGTQFYLRRMAKVFKLIFLFIRELLMSSMSVLKQILTPNLKITPGIFTYETELSGDYEVTVLALLLTLTPGSVVMEVSEEGNLFYIHAMDIEESKEAVIRSIGKFEQAIMEVTR from the coding sequence ATGTTTGGTCAATTTATATTAAATTTATTTATTGCGGCGCTATGGTTTTTACTAAAGGATGATCCAGAAGCGCAGTTTTCCACATTTGTAACCGGGTTTTTAGTCGGAATTGCCATTTTATATGCAATGCATCGATTTTTCGGTACACAGTTTTACTTACGACGCATGGCAAAAGTGTTCAAGCTCATTTTCCTCTTTATTCGTGAACTACTGATGTCGAGCATGTCTGTGTTGAAGCAAATATTAACCCCCAATTTAAAAATAACACCGGGTATTTTTACGTATGAAACGGAGCTTTCAGGTGATTACGAAGTGACGGTACTTGCTTTACTGCTTACATTAACGCCAGGTTCGGTCGTGATGGAAGTATCAGAGGAAGGGAATCTGTTTTATATTCATGCAATGGATATAGAGGAATCGAAGGAAGCGGTCATTCGTTCAATCGGGAAATTTGAGCAGGCAATTATGGAGGTGACACGATGA
- a CDS encoding Na+/H+ antiporter subunit D produces the protein MNNILVLPLIVPIITAIFLVFLRDYIKLQRIVSFVTMVFVSVVAVVLLQLIQTEGILKVDFSGWAPPFGILFVADSFSVLLVLAASIVTAICLLYSFATIGHRHERMFFYPFVLFLLAGVNGSFLTGDIFNLFVCFEVMLLASYVLIALGGEKIQLREALKYVLINVVASWLFLVALAYLYGTVKTLNMAHIAQRVAEAGQDSMLTTVAILFLIVFALKAGLLLFFWLPGSYSVPPTAVQALFAALLTKVGIYALFRTFTLMFPLNPDVTHTILGIMAAATILAGCMGALSGKDVRTIASYNVIIGVGFILVGLAVGTESAMAGAVYYLLHDMTAKALLFLIIGTMVYVTGEVVVKNMSGLIRNYPLFGWLYFVVMCALAGIPPLSGFLGKVLIGQGAIEAESYILLGLGFASSVIVLYSLLRIFLASFFGETVISNEETKPIPRGAMVSFVLLAMCIVGLGVGAEGLAVYVEDAAHTLVNPSIYIDAVLNANE, from the coding sequence ATGAATAATATACTTGTTTTACCTTTAATTGTGCCGATCATAACGGCCATTTTCCTTGTTTTCTTACGTGATTATATAAAATTGCAGCGTATTGTCAGTTTTGTAACGATGGTATTTGTGAGTGTCGTTGCAGTGGTGCTCTTGCAGTTAATTCAGACTGAAGGCATTTTGAAAGTGGACTTTAGCGGTTGGGCCCCCCCGTTTGGAATTTTGTTCGTAGCGGATTCATTTTCTGTGTTACTTGTACTGGCAGCAAGTATTGTGACAGCGATTTGTTTACTTTATTCTTTTGCGACAATTGGCCATCGTCATGAGCGCATGTTTTTTTATCCGTTCGTCTTATTTTTACTTGCTGGGGTGAACGGCTCTTTTTTAACAGGGGATATTTTTAATTTATTCGTATGTTTTGAAGTGATGCTTCTCGCGTCCTACGTGTTAATTGCACTTGGTGGCGAGAAAATTCAACTACGCGAGGCACTAAAATATGTCTTAATTAATGTTGTCGCGTCTTGGTTGTTTTTAGTCGCGCTTGCCTATCTTTACGGTACAGTGAAAACATTAAATATGGCGCATATTGCACAGCGCGTTGCAGAGGCAGGACAAGATTCGATGCTAACGACTGTAGCCATTTTATTTTTAATCGTTTTCGCATTGAAGGCGGGGCTCCTACTATTTTTCTGGCTACCAGGCTCTTACAGTGTGCCACCAACTGCTGTGCAGGCATTATTTGCAGCACTTTTAACAAAGGTCGGGATTTATGCGCTGTTTCGTACGTTTACACTTATGTTCCCGCTTAATCCAGATGTCACGCACACGATTCTTGGCATAATGGCAGCTGCAACGATTCTTGCGGGCTGTATGGGCGCGTTATCCGGAAAAGACGTACGCACAATTGCTTCTTATAACGTTATTATTGGCGTTGGATTTATTTTAGTTGGACTTGCTGTGGGGACAGAGAGTGCGATGGCTGGGGCGGTTTATTATTTACTACATGATATGACTGCGAAAGCATTACTCTTTTTAATTATTGGGACGATGGTGTATGTAACGGGTGAGGTTGTTGTAAAAAATATGAGTGGCTTGATTCGTAATTATCCGCTATTTGGCTGGCTGTATTTTGTCGTCATGTGCGCGCTTGCTGGGATCCCGCCGCTTAGTGGTTTCCTCGGCAAAGTATTGATTGGTCAAGGGGCAATTGAGGCCGAATCTTACATACTACTAGGACTCGGATTTGCTTCAAGTGTCATCGTCCTCTATTCATTACTAAGGATTTTCCTGGCATCATTTTTCGGAGAGACGGTTATTAGTAATGAAGAAACAAAGCCAATCCCGCGTGGTGCCATGGTGTCATTCGTGTTACTCGCGATGTGTATTGTGGGTCTCGGTGTTGGTGCAGAAGGTTTAGCCGTTTATGTAGAGGACGCAGCGCATACGTTAGTGAATCCTTCTATTTATATAGATGCAGTACTAAATGCAAATGAATAA
- a CDS encoding Na(+)/H(+) antiporter subunit F1 → MIEKILYVSLGFFMVAIALSLYRVIKGPSLPDRAIALDTIGVNLISAIAIISIVFQTKAFLEAILILGILAFIGTIAFSKFIERGVIIERKSND, encoded by the coding sequence ATGATTGAGAAAATTTTATATGTTTCGCTCGGATTTTTCATGGTTGCCATCGCACTTTCTTTATATCGTGTTATTAAAGGGCCTTCATTGCCGGACCGAGCGATTGCGCTTGATACAATTGGCGTCAATTTAATTTCCGCAATTGCGATTATTTCAATTGTTTTTCAAACAAAAGCTTTTTTAGAAGCGATTTTAATTTTAGGAATTTTAGCCTTTATCGGTACAATCGCCTTTTCGAAATTCATTGAAAGAGGTGTAATCATTGAGCGTAAATCAAACGATTGA